In Paenibacillus phoenicis, one genomic interval encodes:
- a CDS encoding tyrosine-type recombinase/integrase yields the protein MQINSESTVAYDAVSAKKQYAEAVRLFLMDCQFRNLSKFTIDGYHVYLKSLQRDLEDWCLSLDNLTPKDLSVRMINKMLEQQFKPNTINGKIRTLQQFFKFLFEDGLLTTNIAEGLKPLKNKRQVVHTFSEEQVKRILASPDQTTFTGLRDYAIMLLFLETGIRVIEMSRLKISDVNFEENTVHIQMGKVRKFRLVPFQATCAEILKRYIAERGDQPFNDLWVTVFNTPMARNSFIKMVKEYFHRAGITGVEGACHVFRHTMAKLFLMNCGDIFTLQYLLGHANLEMTRYYVELFSTDIHKQHEKYSPIENLADEGNFNESEVQ from the coding sequence ATGCAAATTAACTCTGAATCCACTGTAGCATACGATGCTGTTTCGGCAAAAAAACAATACGCCGAAGCCGTCCGGCTGTTCTTGATGGACTGCCAGTTTCGCAATCTCTCCAAGTTTACCATAGACGGTTACCACGTCTATCTCAAATCGTTGCAACGCGATCTTGAAGATTGGTGCCTTTCCCTGGATAATCTGACCCCTAAAGACCTCTCCGTCCGCATGATTAACAAAATGCTCGAACAGCAATTTAAGCCCAATACGATCAACGGAAAGATTCGCACGCTTCAGCAGTTTTTCAAATTTTTATTCGAGGATGGATTACTGACGACTAACATTGCCGAAGGGTTAAAGCCCCTCAAGAACAAACGGCAAGTCGTTCATACTTTTTCCGAAGAGCAAGTCAAACGAATCCTAGCCTCCCCCGATCAAACTACATTTACCGGATTACGGGACTATGCCATTATGCTTCTTTTCCTTGAAACCGGCATACGCGTCATCGAAATGAGCCGTTTGAAAATCTCAGATGTGAATTTTGAGGAAAATACGGTGCACATTCAAATGGGGAAAGTCCGTAAATTCCGATTGGTACCATTTCAGGCCACATGTGCGGAGATCCTCAAACGATATATCGCAGAACGGGGAGATCAGCCCTTCAACGACCTTTGGGTCACGGTTTTCAATACACCCATGGCGAGAAATTCCTTCATTAAAATGGTGAAGGAGTATTTTCATCGAGCAGGCATTACTGGCGTGGAAGGAGCCTGCCATGTGTTTAGACACACGATGGCAAAATTGTTTTTGATGAATTGCGGCGACATCTTTACTTTGCAATACCTCCTCGGCCACGCCAACCTCGAAATGACTCGCTACTACGTCGAGTTGTTCAGCACCGATATTCATAAACAGCACGAAAAGTACAGCCCGATTGAGAACCTCGCGGACGAAGGCAACTTCAATGAAAGCGAGGTGCAGTAA
- the ruvC gene encoding crossover junction endodeoxyribonuclease RuvC has translation MRILGIDPGIAIVGFGFIDKQGNRVTPVQYGCIQTEAHTPEEERLMHVYEAMVQLIDKYKPDAVAFEKLFFNRNVTTAMSVSQARGVLVLAAAQKGLPIAEYTPMQVKQAIVGYGKAEKRQVQEMTRMFLKLQAIPKPDDVADALSVAICHAHSYTLNSKINEVLRS, from the coding sequence TTGCGGATACTTGGAATTGACCCTGGCATTGCGATTGTCGGGTTCGGATTTATCGATAAACAAGGCAATAGGGTCACGCCGGTGCAGTACGGCTGCATCCAAACCGAGGCCCATACGCCCGAGGAAGAACGGCTTATGCATGTCTATGAGGCGATGGTTCAGTTGATTGACAAATATAAGCCGGATGCGGTGGCGTTCGAGAAGCTGTTTTTTAATCGGAACGTTACGACGGCGATGTCGGTCAGTCAAGCGAGGGGCGTGTTGGTGCTCGCTGCGGCACAGAAGGGGCTTCCGATTGCGGAATACACCCCGATGCAGGTGAAGCAGGCGATCGTAGGTTACGGGAAGGCGGAGAAGCGCCAGGTGCAGGAGATGACGCGCATGTTCCTGAAGCTCCAAGCGATTCCGAAGCCCGACGACGTGGCGGATGCGTTATCCGTGGCGATCTGCCATGCGCATTCGTATACTTTAAACTCTAAAATAAACGAGGTATTGCGTTCATGA
- the ruvB gene encoding Holliday junction branch migration DNA helicase RuvB → MEDRIISANLMLEDQAVELSLRPRYLAEYIGQNQIKENLKIYIEAAKMRKEALDHVLLYGPPGLGKTTLANIIANELGVNLRTTSGPAIERPGDLAALLTNLQEGDVLFIDEIHRLHRTVEEVLYPAMEDFALDIMIGKGPSARSVRLDLPPFTLVGATTRAGLLSAPLRDRFGVVSRLEFYNIDELSYIVSRGADIFGIEMIGDAATEIALRSRGTPRIANRLLKRVRDYAQVRGDGMITTEIAKEALQMLQVDPMGLDLIDHKMLRAMITSFRGGPVGLDTIAATIGEESQTIEDVYEPYLLQIGFLQRTPRGRVVTPAAYQHLGLPMPETP, encoded by the coding sequence ATGGAGGACCGGATTATTTCCGCGAATTTAATGCTGGAGGACCAGGCGGTGGAGTTAAGCCTGCGGCCGCGTTATTTGGCGGAGTATATCGGACAGAACCAGATCAAGGAAAATTTAAAAATATATATCGAAGCGGCAAAAATGCGCAAAGAAGCGCTGGATCACGTGCTGCTCTATGGACCGCCAGGACTCGGCAAGACGACGCTGGCTAACATTATCGCCAACGAGCTGGGCGTGAATTTGCGCACGACCTCGGGACCGGCCATTGAGCGGCCGGGGGATTTGGCTGCGCTGCTGACCAATCTGCAGGAAGGCGACGTCCTGTTTATCGACGAGATTCACCGGCTGCATCGGACGGTGGAGGAAGTGCTATATCCGGCGATGGAGGATTTTGCGCTGGATATTATGATCGGCAAGGGGCCAAGTGCGCGGTCGGTTCGGCTGGACTTGCCGCCTTTTACGCTCGTTGGCGCTACGACGCGGGCAGGGCTCCTGTCGGCGCCGCTACGAGACCGTTTTGGGGTCGTCAGCCGCCTCGAGTTCTATAACATCGACGAACTTAGCTATATCGTGTCGCGAGGCGCGGATATTTTTGGCATCGAAATGATTGGGGATGCGGCGACGGAAATCGCGCTTCGTTCGCGGGGGACGCCGCGGATTGCAAACCGCTTGCTGAAGCGCGTACGCGACTATGCGCAGGTGCGGGGCGACGGTATGATTACCACGGAGATCGCCAAAGAAGCGCTGCAGATGCTGCAGGTTGACCCGATGGGGCTGGATTTGATCGACCACAAAATGCTGCGGGCGATGATTACGAGCTTTCGCGGCGGCCCCGTCGGGCTGGATACCATCGCCGCAACCATCGGTGAAGAGAGTCAGACGATCGAGGACGTGTATGAACCTTACCTGCTGCAGATCGGATTTCTGCAGAGGACGCCGCGAGGACGGGTGGTCACGCCGGCAGCCTATCAGCATTTAGGTCTGCCGATGCCCGAGACACCTTAG
- a CDS encoding tyrosine-type recombinase/integrase, translating into MEMPVKRRKNTLTSAATQVVAPTSAATPSKPQIGFPKLLQSFVFECRAKNLSDRTIEFYEENMIMMQKTFEEQNQDFDVLAMTNRDIKHHYIGYMLGKGLASNTVNGRIKTCKAFFKFLYEEGYIKHKLADELRLIKAEKKMIQTFTKEQLLALLNQPNRQTFTGFRDYTIMMVMLETGMRIGELLNLKVGDLFLKEMEIRIVRGKGGKARRVPIQKTCIKVLKQYLAERGNVETDWLFVNVEGTALRTRTIQENIQEYGKLAGISGVRVSPHTFRHTMAKFYILNGGDVFTLQQILGHSTLDMVRYYVELFSKDIREQHQKYSPVENMSRLRIGG; encoded by the coding sequence ATGGAGATGCCGGTAAAACGTCGTAAAAATACACTTACCTCCGCTGCTACGCAGGTAGTTGCCCCAACATCGGCAGCTACACCGAGCAAGCCGCAAATCGGTTTTCCCAAACTGCTGCAATCATTTGTGTTTGAATGCCGGGCCAAAAATTTATCCGATCGAACTATCGAGTTTTATGAAGAAAATATGATCATGATGCAGAAGACTTTCGAAGAACAAAACCAGGACTTTGACGTCCTCGCCATGACCAACCGGGACATCAAGCATCATTATATCGGATATATGCTAGGCAAAGGACTGGCCAGCAATACGGTAAACGGGCGCATCAAAACCTGCAAAGCGTTTTTCAAGTTTTTATATGAGGAAGGCTATATCAAGCACAAACTGGCTGATGAACTACGGCTAATCAAAGCGGAAAAGAAAATGATCCAAACCTTTACCAAAGAGCAATTGCTTGCCTTGCTCAACCAACCCAATCGCCAAACCTTTACGGGATTTCGGGATTATACGATCATGATGGTTATGCTGGAAACGGGGATGCGGATCGGAGAATTGCTGAACTTGAAGGTCGGCGATCTTTTCTTAAAAGAAATGGAGATCCGGATTGTTCGGGGCAAAGGCGGAAAAGCGCGGCGCGTCCCCATTCAAAAAACGTGCATTAAAGTGTTGAAACAATACTTAGCCGAACGCGGTAATGTAGAGACGGACTGGCTCTTCGTGAATGTAGAGGGCACAGCCCTTCGTACACGAACCATACAGGAAAACATTCAGGAGTATGGGAAGTTAGCCGGCATATCGGGCGTTCGGGTATCGCCTCATACATTCAGACATACAATGGCGAAGTTTTACATCCTGAACGGCGGCGACGTTTTTACCCTACAACAGATTCTCGGCCACAGCACACTGGACATGGTCCGCTATTATGTAGAGCTTTTTAGCAAGGATATTCGGGAACAGCATCAGAAATATAGTCCGGTGGAGAATATGAGTCGACTCCGGATCGGTGGATAA
- a CDS encoding BofC C-terminal domain-containing protein has protein sequence MNIFQIKKHLKKRWRRWRRAIWTASALALIAVMAWMGLRLSDQMEKLMAREPMAIETLGMWQEAAPDADNEWLSDLEEGKSRIVHLTKIYTCGEESSVLGIMTPNEIAELMKDHPTWKGRLGAGGDVWIEEKIDGLSEDCKTQGYIGLDKDGNLTLFDGPPKKEKAVRTFFQIDVEMMESALPAEVIQQLRQGIRIQDVEEYNSVLSTFSDFAIEPSERVMQQEEQP, from the coding sequence GTGAATATCTTCCAAATCAAAAAACATCTGAAAAAACGATGGAGAAGATGGAGACGCGCCATATGGACCGCCAGCGCCTTGGCACTGATTGCGGTTATGGCCTGGATGGGGCTTCGATTATCCGATCAAATGGAGAAGTTGATGGCTCGTGAACCGATGGCGATCGAAACCCTGGGAATGTGGCAAGAAGCTGCTCCGGATGCCGATAACGAATGGTTATCGGATCTGGAAGAGGGGAAATCGAGAATCGTCCATCTGACGAAAATATACACCTGTGGTGAAGAAAGCAGTGTTCTCGGCATTATGACCCCCAATGAAATCGCTGAGTTGATGAAGGATCACCCTACATGGAAAGGCAGACTTGGCGCAGGGGGCGACGTTTGGATCGAAGAGAAAATCGATGGTCTTTCCGAAGACTGCAAAACGCAAGGATACATCGGCTTGGACAAGGATGGCAACTTAACGTTATTTGACGGTCCGCCGAAGAAGGAAAAGGCAGTTCGTACTTTTTTTCAGATCGACGTGGAAATGATGGAGAGCGCTTTGCCGGCAGAAGTAATCCAGCAGTTGCGGCAAGGGATTCGTATTCAGGATGTTGAGGAATACAATAGTGTACTGTCCACCTTCAGCGATTTCGCGATTGAACCGTCGGAGAGAGTCATGCAGCAGGAGGAACAGCCTTAA
- the ruvA gene encoding Holliday junction branch migration protein RuvA, giving the protein MIDFLRGQIAHLETEYVVLDVQGVGYRVFCPNPYAFAAKGQETVTIYTHHHVREDAILLFGFPTREEQKLFRKLIEVSGIGPRVALGILSGGSPDHVVAAIHQENVSFLTKLPGIGKKTAQRMILDLKDKLEGVGGTLFDPVPADVGETLGDDGNPGWPEAREGLKALGYTEAELDKVWHRLKDDVGPDEAVDSVMKKALKLLYAG; this is encoded by the coding sequence ATGATCGATTTTTTGCGGGGCCAGATTGCCCATTTGGAAACAGAGTACGTCGTCTTGGATGTACAGGGGGTAGGGTATCGGGTGTTTTGTCCGAATCCGTACGCTTTTGCAGCCAAAGGACAGGAAACGGTGACGATCTACACCCATCACCATGTTCGTGAAGATGCGATTCTGCTGTTTGGATTCCCAACCCGCGAGGAGCAGAAGCTGTTCCGCAAGCTGATTGAGGTATCCGGGATCGGCCCGCGTGTGGCGCTGGGGATCTTGAGCGGCGGGAGCCCGGACCATGTTGTGGCGGCGATTCATCAGGAGAATGTCTCCTTTTTGACCAAGCTGCCCGGGATTGGGAAGAAGACGGCGCAGCGGATGATTTTGGACCTGAAGGACAAGCTGGAGGGCGTCGGAGGTACGTTGTTTGATCCGGTGCCTGCGGATGTTGGCGAGACCTTGGGGGATGACGGTAATCCGGGATGGCCGGAGGCGCGCGAAGGCCTGAAAGCACTGGGTTATACCGAAGCAGAGCTGGACAAGGTATGGCATCGCCTGAAGGACGATGTCGGGCCGGACGAGGCGGTAGATTCCGTCATGAAGAAGGCGCTCAAGCTGCTGTACGCCGGCTGA